Proteins encoded by one window of Lates calcarifer isolate ASB-BC8 linkage group LG5, TLL_Latcal_v3, whole genome shotgun sequence:
- the LOC108875608 gene encoding Kv channel-interacting protein 2 translates to MKSRSQDQSLSDSRELDRSYDPLTGNPPSKPNKKTIKQRFLKLLPCCRSGSSSSVNQSNIADEGELSTVCYRPEGLDRLVQQTKFSKKELQVLYRGFKNECPSGVVNEETFKNIYSQFFPQGDSSMYAHFLFEAFDTHNNGSVSFEDFVISLSIILRGSITDKLNWAFNLYDLNKDGCITREEMTDIMHSIYDMMGKYTYPSMKDSAPMDHVDSFFQKMDKNNDGVVTIEEFLETCQKDENIMQSMHMFDNVI, encoded by the exons ATGAAATCCAGGAGTCAGGACCAGAGTTTGTCAGACTCCAGAGAGCTGGACAGATCTTACGACCCACTCACTG GTAATCCTCCGTCCAAACCCAATAAAAAGACCATAAAGCAGCGGTTCCTCAAACTGCTCCCCTGCTGTCGCTCTGGCTCCAGCTCTTCAGTTAATCAAAGCAA TATAGCTGATGAGGGTGAACTGTCGACAGTATGTTACAGACCAGAGGGGCTCGACCGCCTCGTACAACAGACCAAATTCAGCAAGAAAGAGCTGCAGGTCCTTTACCGGGgattcaaaaat GAGTGTCCCAGCGGTGTCGTGAATgaggaaacatttaaaaacatctatTCCCAGTTCTTCCCTCAAGGAG ATTCAAGTATGTAtgctcatttcctgtttgaagCTTTTGACACCCACAACAATGGATCGGTCAGCTTTGAG GACTTTGTTATAAGTCTGTCCATCATCTTGAGAGGCTCCATCACTGATAAACTCAACTGGGCCTTCAATCTGTACGATCTCAACAAGGACGGCTGCATCACCAGAGAG GAGATGACAGACATCATGCACTCCATTTATGACATGATGGGGAAGTATACCTACCCCAGTATGAAGGATAGTGCTCCCATGGATCACGTTGACAGCTTCTTCCAG aaaatgGACAAGAACAATGACGGGGTGGTCACCATAGAGGAGTTCCTGGAGACATGCCAAAAG GATGAAAACATCATGCAGTCCATGCACATGTTTGATAATGTGATCTAA